A genomic window from Yoonia rosea includes:
- a CDS encoding Lrp/AsnC family transcriptional regulator — MTLDDLDLAILRALSANADQSTTQLGQKLGLSQPATWRRIRRLEEAGVIAGRRLVLDAEKLGFGVTVFLGVKLATKGRVSLEDFERAVGAIPEVQTVDHVLGLYDYRLRVVARDLADFERVLRRRIMTMPGVGNVEANVLLSEERRPGPI, encoded by the coding sequence ATGACGCTGGATGATCTCGACCTTGCGATCCTGCGCGCGCTTTCGGCCAATGCGGATCAATCCACGACACAACTGGGGCAGAAACTTGGGCTCAGCCAGCCTGCCACGTGGCGGCGGATCCGTCGCTTGGAAGAGGCCGGGGTAATCGCAGGGCGCAGGCTTGTGCTGGACGCCGAAAAACTGGGGTTCGGCGTGACGGTATTTCTGGGCGTCAAACTGGCCACCAAGGGGCGTGTGAGCCTTGAGGATTTTGAGCGCGCGGTGGGGGCCATTCCCGAAGTGCAGACAGTGGATCACGTGCTCGGGCTCTATGATTACCGTTTGCGCGTCGTGGCCCGCGATCTGGCCGATTTCGAACGTGTCCTGCGCCGCCGTATCATGACCATGCCGGGGGTCGGGAACGTCGAGGCCAATGTGCTTTTGTCAGAGGAACGCAGGCCGGGGCCGATTTAG